In Gordonia iterans, the following proteins share a genomic window:
- a CDS encoding type 1 glutamine amidotransferase: MSESTLRIGLVLPDVMGTYGDGGNALVLRQRARMRGIDAEIVSITLDDDVPDSLDVYTLGGAEDFAQRLATRHLARHPGMQRAAEAGRPVLAICAAIQVLGHWYQTAAGEKVDGIGMFDCTTSPMESRAIGELATEPLLDGLTQTLSGFENHRGATTLGPDARPLGTVRHGTGNGAAASTPAGAATRVEGVVQGSVIGTYMHGPLLARNPELADYLLTQATGADLAPLDLPEITRLRSERLHAAR, from the coding sequence ATGAGCGAATCCACCCTGCGGATCGGCCTCGTACTGCCCGACGTGATGGGCACCTACGGCGACGGCGGCAACGCTCTTGTGCTTCGGCAGCGTGCCCGGATGCGCGGCATCGACGCCGAGATCGTCTCCATCACGCTCGACGACGACGTCCCCGACTCGCTGGACGTCTACACCCTCGGCGGCGCCGAAGACTTCGCGCAGCGCCTCGCCACGCGGCACCTGGCCCGTCATCCCGGCATGCAGCGCGCCGCCGAAGCCGGCCGCCCAGTGCTGGCCATCTGCGCCGCCATCCAGGTGCTCGGCCACTGGTATCAGACAGCCGCCGGTGAGAAGGTCGACGGCATCGGCATGTTCGACTGCACCACCTCGCCCATGGAGTCCCGGGCGATCGGCGAACTCGCCACCGAACCACTGCTCGACGGTCTGACGCAGACTTTGTCCGGCTTCGAGAACCACCGCGGCGCAACCACGCTGGGTCCCGATGCGCGTCCGCTGGGCACGGTCCGGCACGGCACCGGCAACGGTGCGGCCGCTTCGACTCCGGCCGGGGCGGCGACCCGGGTCGAGGGCGTGGTGCAGGGCAGCGTGATCGGCACCTACATGCACGGCCCGCTCCTGGCCCGCAACCCCGAGCTGGCGGACTACCTGTTGACCCAGGCCACCGGCGCCGACCTCGCTCCCCTGGACCTGCCCGAGATCACCCGGCTCCGCAGCGAGCGGCTGCACGCCGCGCGCTGA
- a CDS encoding Mur ligase family protein, translated as MRLPLRTRAALAAAASARWASRAAGRGKGSMIGGLVAEKIDPQIMSRLADCRRTVLITGTNGKSTTTRMTAAALAPLGDVATQADGANMDAGIIATLSLTRGAPVAALEVDELHVPHVSDATDPEVLVLLNLSRDQLDRVGEINHIERRLREGIARHPDTTLVANCDDVLVTSAAFDAPDVVWVAAGAGWVGDSVSCPRTGESIVRRGEDWYSSGDPGFRRPQPQWWFDDEKVYGPDGFQAPMTLAVPGRANRGNATQAIAAAVAMGVDPATAAAAVGTVGEVAGRYGSVQLGPHRIRTLLAKNPAGWQEALAMIDQDADSLVIAVNGQVPDGEDLSWLWDVRFEAFETMKVIAAGERASDLGVRLLYAGAEHTTIPDPVAAIASCPPGRVEVLANYTAFRDLGTALERLGATPVEDPRSSPPRQSSGVETTRADAPDGDTR; from the coding sequence ATGCGTCTGCCACTTCGCACCCGGGCGGCTCTGGCCGCAGCCGCGTCCGCACGCTGGGCTTCCCGCGCCGCCGGCCGGGGCAAAGGCTCGATGATCGGCGGCCTGGTCGCCGAGAAGATCGACCCGCAGATCATGTCGCGCTTGGCCGACTGCCGGCGGACCGTGCTGATCACCGGAACCAACGGAAAGTCGACCACCACCCGGATGACCGCCGCGGCGCTCGCACCGCTGGGCGACGTGGCCACGCAGGCCGACGGCGCCAACATGGATGCCGGGATCATCGCCACGCTGTCGTTGACCCGCGGAGCGCCGGTCGCCGCGCTGGAGGTCGACGAACTGCATGTCCCGCATGTCAGCGACGCCACCGACCCGGAGGTTCTGGTGCTGCTGAACCTGTCGCGGGATCAGCTCGACCGGGTCGGCGAGATCAATCACATCGAACGGCGGCTCCGCGAGGGCATCGCCCGGCACCCGGACACCACGCTGGTCGCCAACTGCGACGACGTGCTGGTCACGTCCGCGGCTTTCGACGCCCCCGACGTGGTCTGGGTGGCCGCGGGCGCCGGCTGGGTCGGCGACTCGGTCAGCTGCCCCCGGACCGGCGAATCGATCGTGCGGCGGGGCGAGGACTGGTACTCCTCCGGTGACCCGGGCTTCCGGCGGCCGCAGCCGCAGTGGTGGTTCGACGACGAGAAGGTGTACGGCCCCGACGGTTTCCAGGCGCCGATGACGCTCGCCGTACCCGGCCGGGCCAATCGCGGGAACGCGACCCAGGCGATCGCGGCAGCGGTTGCGATGGGAGTGGATCCGGCGACGGCGGCCGCCGCAGTCGGCACTGTCGGCGAGGTGGCCGGCCGCTACGGATCGGTCCAGCTGGGTCCGCACCGGATCCGCACGCTGCTCGCCAAGAACCCGGCGGGCTGGCAGGAGGCGCTGGCGATGATCGACCAGGACGCCGACAGCCTGGTGATCGCCGTCAACGGTCAGGTGCCCGACGGCGAGGACCTCTCGTGGCTGTGGGACGTGCGCTTCGAGGCGTTCGAGACCATGAAGGTGATCGCCGCCGGCGAACGCGCGTCCGACCTGGGCGTGCGCCTGCTGTACGCGGGCGCCGAGCACACCACGATCCCCGATCCGGTCGCGGCGATCGCGTCGTGCCCGCCGGGCCGCGTGGAAGTGCTCGCGAACTACACCGCGTTCCGCGACCTCGGCACCGCCCTGGAACGCCTTGGCGCCACCCCCGTCGAGGATCCCCGGTCGAGCCCTCCTCGCCAGTCGAGCGGAGTCGAAACCACCCGCGCAGATGCCCCGGACGGAGACACCCGATGA
- a CDS encoding alpha/beta hydrolase: protein MSRATYIRLSAFDRAQRRLLKAMSLIPASVLGAGARLTRVNSDGEHLAPEMAGVALATSKVPGMSLTSTDPVVDRKRLEATSGAMAEDFPPFAVEEDLTFDGPGGPIGVTRYRVQEGAPRGLILFFHGGGFVVGSRASHDSAVRALALASGADVLSVDYRLAPEHQFPAAVDDVLAAWRFAVEQAPGWGLDPAQIVVAGDSAGGNLAAAVALETRGEPVVPKLQLLIYPVTDMTGSTPSRAEFAEGYFLTAADMDYFTTHYLSSPEEAVDPRCSPLLADDLSGLPPAYVVVAGFDPLRDEGIAYAEAMRSAGVPVTLERAGSMIHGFLNMGLISPGAREYIARMGAAVIDALD, encoded by the coding sequence GTGAGCCGTGCAACATACATCCGACTGTCCGCATTCGACCGCGCTCAGCGTCGCCTGCTCAAGGCGATGAGCCTGATCCCCGCCTCGGTGCTCGGCGCGGGTGCGCGACTCACTCGGGTCAACTCCGACGGAGAGCACCTCGCTCCGGAGATGGCGGGCGTCGCCCTCGCGACCTCGAAGGTTCCCGGTATGTCGCTCACCAGCACCGACCCCGTGGTCGATCGCAAGCGCCTGGAGGCCACCTCGGGGGCCATGGCCGAGGACTTCCCGCCCTTCGCGGTGGAAGAGGACCTGACGTTCGACGGACCCGGCGGTCCGATCGGCGTGACCCGGTACCGCGTGCAAGAAGGCGCCCCGAGGGGTCTGATCCTGTTCTTCCACGGCGGCGGCTTCGTGGTGGGCAGCCGCGCCAGCCACGATTCGGCGGTGCGCGCACTGGCACTGGCGTCGGGTGCGGACGTGCTGTCCGTCGACTACCGCCTGGCCCCTGAGCACCAGTTCCCGGCCGCGGTCGACGACGTGCTCGCGGCGTGGCGCTTCGCCGTCGAGCAGGCGCCCGGCTGGGGACTGGATCCGGCCCAGATCGTGGTCGCCGGAGACTCGGCCGGAGGGAATCTGGCGGCGGCGGTGGCGCTGGAGACCCGTGGCGAGCCGGTGGTGCCGAAGCTGCAACTGCTGATCTACCCGGTCACCGACATGACGGGCAGCACGCCGTCGCGGGCCGAGTTCGCCGAGGGGTACTTCCTCACCGCCGCTGACATGGACTACTTCACCACGCATTACCTGAGCTCGCCCGAAGAGGCTGTGGACCCTCGGTGCTCGCCGCTCCTCGCCGACGATCTGAGTGGCCTGCCTCCAGCCTATGTCGTCGTCGCCGGGTTCGACCCGCTGCGCGACGAGGGCATCGCCTACGCCGAGGCGATGCGTTCGGCGGGTGTCCCGGTGACGCTCGAGCGTGCCGGCTCGATGATCCACGGTTTCCTCAACATGGGGCTGATCTCGCCGGGCGCCCGCGAGTACATCGCGCGGATGGGCGCCGCGGTGATCGATGCGCTCGACTGA
- a CDS encoding ROK family transcriptional regulator: MTSPRPGDQAALRRANHTRVLAVIAAAGEVHQAEIARHTGLSRATVSTLVAELEAGGQVETTRSGRRRLVRLTLRPGFVLAVDHGHRHVSVAIADLEREILAHSQTDLADHSAADVVLPQVRTLLDDLLELTGVGRNEILAATIGLPAPIDRDRRTVASPSILPGWADRDIAELAAQTLDLPVQWVIDNDANLGARAEYRALAAPDSAVDSLIYIKFGAGLGAGVVLDGRLMSGVSGTAGEIGHLVFDDEGPLCRCGNRGCLETLVAAPAVTRQLLETHGTISIAEIVARADRGDPGCRRALADAGRMMGRAVAVLANLVNPGLVVVGGEMEQAADYVLPAIRETLNRECVPVAVDAVRVERARHGRLTHLVGAVAAAVDEVSPVSTFRP, translated from the coding sequence ATGACCTCGCCACGGCCGGGAGATCAGGCGGCGCTGCGGCGCGCCAACCACACCCGTGTCCTGGCGGTGATCGCCGCCGCCGGCGAGGTGCATCAGGCCGAGATCGCGCGGCACACGGGGCTGTCCCGGGCGACGGTTTCGACCCTGGTCGCCGAGTTGGAAGCCGGCGGACAGGTGGAGACCACACGCAGCGGCCGCCGCCGGCTGGTGCGGCTGACGCTGCGTCCGGGCTTCGTGCTGGCCGTCGATCACGGTCATCGGCACGTGTCCGTGGCGATCGCCGATCTGGAACGCGAGATCCTGGCGCACTCGCAGACCGACCTGGCCGACCACTCGGCGGCCGACGTCGTGTTGCCGCAGGTGCGAACTCTGCTCGACGATCTCCTGGAGCTGACCGGCGTCGGCCGCAACGAGATCCTGGCGGCGACCATCGGCTTGCCCGCCCCCATCGATCGGGACCGTCGTACCGTCGCCTCGCCGAGCATTCTGCCCGGCTGGGCCGACCGGGACATCGCCGAACTCGCGGCGCAGACGCTGGACCTCCCGGTCCAGTGGGTGATCGACAACGACGCGAACCTCGGCGCCCGCGCCGAGTACCGCGCGCTCGCGGCGCCGGACTCCGCGGTCGATTCGCTGATCTACATCAAGTTCGGTGCCGGGCTCGGCGCCGGGGTGGTGCTCGACGGCCGGTTGATGAGCGGTGTCAGCGGCACGGCCGGGGAGATCGGGCACTTGGTGTTCGACGACGAGGGGCCGCTCTGCCGGTGCGGGAACCGCGGTTGCCTGGAGACCCTGGTCGCCGCGCCGGCGGTGACGCGGCAACTGCTGGAGACCCACGGAACGATCAGCATCGCCGAGATCGTGGCCCGTGCCGACCGGGGAGATCCCGGTTGCCGCAGGGCACTCGCCGATGCCGGCCGGATGATGGGTCGGGCGGTCGCGGTGCTTGCGAATCTGGTCAATCCGGGTCTGGTGGTGGTCGGTGGGGAGATGGAGCAGGCTGCGGACTATGTGCTGCCGGCCATCCGAGAGACGCTGAACCGAGAGTGCGTGCCGGTCGCCGTGGACGCGGTGCGGGTCGAGCGGGCCCGGCACGGACGGCTCACCCACCTCGTCGGTGCGGTCGCGGCCGCGGTCGACGAGGTCTCTCCGGTGTCGACGTTTAGGCCCTGA
- a CDS encoding sugar porter family MFS transporter, with product MSEGGPAPEVESIFEGDDGGSARGVIRIASVAALGGLLFGYETAVINGAVEAIRSDFNVGAGPLGLAVSAALIGAAAGALTAGRIADRIGRLMVMKIAAVLFLLSAIGCAAAPESWGMGGLIFFVIFRIVGGVGVGVASVIAPAYIAEVSPARLRGRLGSLQQLAIVLGIFLSFLVNYALQSAAGGSNEELWLGWDAWRWMFLMMAFPALLYGGLAYTIPESPRFLISQQRLPEARAVLERLLGERNLEITINRIRTSMGKEKKPSWKDLKSPAGKVYPIVWIGLFLSIFQQAVGINVIFYYSNVLWRAAGFSENDAFMTSTITSVINILTTIVAIMLVDRVGRKPLLLVGSAGMAVTLSLVAICFSQLTDKLENGAPVMKDGEVVQTLPGAWGIIALIGANGFVVFFGMSWGPVVWVLLGEMFPNRFRAAALSVAAAGQWVTNWVITTTFPAIKDFSLVFGYFMYAGFAVLSFLFVLKFVPETKGKTLEEMDVMAGVEPDPVDREATR from the coding sequence ATGAGCGAGGGCGGTCCGGCTCCGGAAGTGGAGTCGATCTTCGAGGGAGACGACGGCGGCTCGGCCCGCGGCGTGATCAGGATCGCCTCGGTGGCGGCTCTGGGCGGGCTGCTGTTCGGCTACGAGACGGCCGTGATCAACGGTGCGGTCGAGGCGATCCGGTCGGACTTCAACGTGGGTGCGGGCCCGCTTGGCCTGGCCGTTTCCGCCGCCCTCATCGGTGCGGCGGCAGGCGCCCTGACGGCCGGCCGGATCGCCGACCGGATCGGGCGCCTGATGGTGATGAAGATCGCCGCAGTGCTGTTCCTCCTCAGCGCGATCGGTTGTGCGGCCGCTCCGGAGTCCTGGGGGATGGGCGGCCTGATCTTCTTCGTGATCTTCCGCATCGTCGGCGGTGTCGGCGTCGGTGTGGCCTCGGTGATCGCGCCGGCGTACATCGCCGAGGTCTCGCCGGCCCGGCTCCGCGGCAGGCTGGGGTCGCTGCAGCAGCTCGCCATCGTGCTCGGCATCTTCCTCTCCTTCCTGGTCAACTACGCCCTGCAGTCGGCGGCGGGCGGGTCGAACGAGGAGCTGTGGCTCGGCTGGGACGCTTGGCGCTGGATGTTCCTGATGATGGCGTTCCCGGCGCTGCTGTACGGCGGGCTGGCCTACACCATTCCGGAGTCGCCACGCTTCCTGATCTCGCAGCAGCGACTGCCCGAGGCCCGCGCGGTCCTGGAGAGACTGCTCGGCGAGCGGAACCTGGAGATCACCATCAACCGGATCCGGACCAGCATGGGCAAGGAGAAGAAGCCCTCGTGGAAGGACCTCAAGAGCCCGGCCGGGAAGGTGTACCCGATCGTGTGGATCGGTCTGTTCCTCTCGATCTTCCAGCAGGCCGTCGGCATCAACGTGATCTTCTACTACTCGAACGTGCTCTGGCGGGCGGCCGGCTTCAGTGAGAACGACGCGTTCATGACCTCCACCATCACCTCGGTGATCAACATTCTCACCACGATCGTGGCGATCATGCTGGTCGACCGGGTCGGCCGCAAGCCGCTGCTCCTGGTCGGTTCGGCCGGCATGGCGGTGACCCTGTCGCTGGTGGCGATCTGCTTCAGTCAGCTCACCGACAAGCTGGAGAACGGCGCGCCGGTGATGAAGGACGGCGAGGTGGTCCAGACTCTGCCCGGCGCCTGGGGCATCATCGCGCTGATCGGCGCCAACGGCTTCGTCGTCTTCTTCGGCATGAGCTGGGGCCCGGTGGTCTGGGTGCTGCTCGGCGAGATGTTCCCGAACCGGTTCCGCGCCGCTGCACTGTCGGTGGCCGCGGCCGGTCAGTGGGTCACCAACTGGGTCATCACCACCACGTTCCCGGCGATCAAGGACTTCAGTCTCGTCTTCGGCTACTTCATGTACGCCGGGTTCGCGGTGCTCTCGTTCCTGTTCGTGCTGAAATTCGTCCCGGAGACCAAGGGCAAGACCCTGGAGGAGATGGACGTCATGGCCGGGGTCGAGCCCGATCCGGTGGACCGGGAGGCGACGCGGTGA
- a CDS encoding BCCT family transporter — MNTTPENDSDTGGEGVETGGHPIPDLETNMSMEGVPAHHHIAEEDTDEEITEKLRRQGVLIGPGAIAPRVFWPALVLVVGVVIVAVGAPTGTGEVFGEIQGWIVEELGWYYVLAIACFVFFTIIVGASKLGAVTLGRDGEKPEYSTLSWFSMLFAAGMGIGLVFYGVAEPLSYATVAPKAGWGDDQAENAGLSMAQTFVHWGLHPWAIYAVIGLALAYAIHRRGRPVSIRWALEPLLGDRVKGWAGDVIDVLAVLGTVFGVATSLGLGVQQIAAGLASIGLVGDPASNALLITLITVITFLATLSVVSGVGAGIKWLSNINLTFAGLLMVSVLVLGPTLFIFRNLVESLGFYLGNVLQMTFDVGAFQGEQAQAWYQSWTIFYWGWWISWAPFVGVFIARISRGRTVREFVSGVLLVPTAVGFIWFAVMGGAGLFRQLFGAGDLVDDGDTGIDAPATLFRVLEGLPIGQVLSVFAIIIIALFFITSSDSGSLVVDMLTSGGHPNPPVWSRVLWAVLEGAVAISLLLAGGLGALQSAALATALPFSVVLLLMCFAVVKGLRYEYRKMQLEQRRDRLERAADYITGGVMDSLPDDPRVRTYVDTRIDYRLRRTKGGLTSLKRPRDS; from the coding sequence ATGAATACGACACCGGAGAATGACAGCGACACCGGAGGCGAGGGCGTCGAGACCGGCGGCCACCCGATTCCCGACCTGGAAACGAACATGTCCATGGAGGGTGTGCCCGCGCATCACCACATCGCCGAAGAAGACACCGACGAGGAGATCACCGAGAAGCTGAGACGTCAAGGCGTGCTCATCGGCCCCGGAGCCATCGCACCGCGGGTGTTCTGGCCGGCCCTGGTCCTGGTGGTCGGAGTCGTCATCGTCGCGGTGGGCGCGCCCACCGGTACCGGCGAGGTGTTCGGCGAGATCCAGGGATGGATCGTCGAAGAGCTCGGTTGGTACTACGTGCTGGCCATCGCCTGCTTCGTCTTCTTCACGATCATCGTGGGCGCGTCCAAGCTGGGCGCCGTCACTTTGGGACGAGACGGTGAGAAGCCCGAGTACTCGACCCTGTCGTGGTTCAGCATGCTGTTCGCGGCCGGGATGGGCATCGGTCTGGTGTTCTACGGCGTGGCCGAGCCGCTCAGCTACGCGACAGTTGCTCCGAAGGCCGGCTGGGGCGACGATCAGGCCGAGAACGCGGGCCTGTCGATGGCGCAGACCTTTGTCCATTGGGGCCTGCATCCGTGGGCGATCTACGCGGTGATCGGTCTCGCCCTTGCCTACGCGATTCACCGCCGTGGTCGGCCGGTCTCGATCCGTTGGGCGCTCGAGCCGCTCCTCGGTGACCGGGTCAAGGGATGGGCGGGCGACGTGATCGACGTCCTCGCCGTCCTCGGCACAGTGTTCGGTGTCGCGACGTCCCTGGGCCTCGGCGTTCAGCAGATCGCGGCCGGGCTCGCTTCGATCGGACTGGTCGGCGATCCGGCTTCGAATGCACTGTTGATCACGTTGATCACTGTGATCACCTTCCTTGCCACCCTGTCGGTGGTCAGCGGTGTCGGCGCCGGCATCAAGTGGCTGTCGAACATCAATCTGACGTTCGCCGGACTCCTCATGGTGTCGGTCCTGGTGTTGGGGCCGACTCTGTTCATCTTCCGGAATCTCGTCGAGTCGCTTGGCTTCTATCTGGGCAACGTGCTGCAGATGACCTTCGACGTCGGCGCCTTCCAAGGCGAGCAAGCGCAGGCGTGGTACCAGAGCTGGACCATCTTCTACTGGGGCTGGTGGATCTCGTGGGCGCCGTTCGTGGGTGTGTTCATCGCGCGGATCTCGCGTGGCCGAACCGTGCGTGAGTTCGTCTCCGGCGTGCTGCTGGTCCCCACTGCTGTCGGCTTCATCTGGTTCGCTGTGATGGGCGGGGCGGGACTGTTCCGTCAGTTGTTCGGCGCGGGCGATCTGGTAGACGACGGCGACACCGGAATCGACGCTCCGGCGACGCTGTTCCGCGTGCTGGAAGGGCTTCCGATCGGGCAGGTTCTGTCCGTGTTCGCGATCATCATCATCGCGCTCTTCTTCATCACCTCGTCGGACTCCGGTTCGCTCGTCGTGGACATGCTGACTTCGGGAGGGCATCCCAACCCGCCGGTGTGGTCTCGGGTGCTCTGGGCGGTGTTGGAGGGTGCGGTGGCGATCTCGCTGCTGCTCGCTGGCGGACTGGGCGCCCTCCAATCGGCGGCATTGGCGACGGCGCTCCCGTTCTCCGTCGTGCTGCTCCTGATGTGTTTCGCCGTCGTGAAGGGGCTGCGGTACGAGTACCGGAAGATGCAACTGGAGCAACGACGCGACCGCCT